Proteins from a genomic interval of Arachis hypogaea cultivar Tifrunner chromosome 10, arahy.Tifrunner.gnm2.J5K5, whole genome shotgun sequence:
- the LOC112714725 gene encoding neryl diphosphate diphosphatase, chloroplastic, with protein sequence MDILYAKQTVMLKEAKHVMKKLISEDPMESLYMVDLIQRLGIEHHFQEDIEAALEKQHFIVSTDPIDFFQSHHQLDNVALSFRLLRQGGYSLNADIFERLKKNKVQLREAYGEDVKSLVAIHEAAQLSIGEEDTSLEDSGRLCRELLHSWLSRHHHHHEAQYVAISLQQPLHHNLPRFMDKTILLRNFKPNKESVCFVELAEINSCIVRLMNQHEALQVSKWWKGEAMSKEPKFGGYEALKWYMWSMACFTDPSFSEQRIELTKCISLVYLIDDIFDVYGTLDQLILFTDAVKRWELVGTEQLPEFMKICLRALYQITNDFAEKVYKKQGLNPIDTVRNSWIRLSNAFLEERRWLNSGELPKTEEYLKHAVVSTGVHVVLVHAFFLFHQNITHKSLAILDDFPNIIYSVAKILRLSDDLEGYKNKNETGFDGSYIECYMREHQEVSAEEAQKHVEELISMEWKRLNRQVVLSTDHQFSSSYTKFCLNAARMVPLMYHYRTNPSLSNLHQYVKSIAKCQ encoded by the exons ATG GATATTTTATATGCAAAACAAACTGTGATGCTGAAGGAGGCTAAGCATGTAATGAAGAAACTTATTAGCGAGGATCCAATGGAGAGTTTGTACATGGTTGACTTAATCCAAAGGCTTGGCATTGAACACCACTTTCAAGAGGACATTGAAGCTGCACTTGAGAAGCAACATTTCATAGTGAGCACAGATCCCATTGATTTTTTCCAAAGCCATCATCAACTTGACAATGTTGCACTCTCATTCCGTTTACTCAGACAAGGAGGTTATTCCCTTAATGCAG ATATATTTGAGAGGTTGAAAAAGAACAAAGTGCAGTTGAGAGAAGCATATGGTGAAGATGTGAAGAGTCTcgtagcgatacatgaagcagcGCAGCTAAGCATTGGAGAAGAAGATACTTCTCTTGAGGATTCGGGGCGCCTCTGCCGCGAGCTTCTTCATTCATGGCTGTCaaggcatcatcatcatcatgaagctcaATATGTTGCAATCTCTCTCCAGCAACCACTTCATCACAACTTGCCTAGATTCATGGACAAAACCATCTTGCTTAGGAACTTCAAACCCAACAAGGAATCTGTGTGTTTTGTGGAACTTGCAGAAATCAATTCCTGCATAGTTAGGCTCATGAACCAGCATGAAGCCCTTCAAGTTTCAAA ATGGTGGAAAGGGGAAGCTATGTCGAAGGAGCCGAAATTTGGAGGGTATGAAGCTCTAAAATGGTACATGTGGTCCATGGCGTGCTTCACAGATCCGAGCTTTTCAGAGCAAAGGATTGAGCTCACGAAATGCATCTCGCTAGTATACCTAATTGATGACATTTTCGATGTTTATGGCACCTTGGATCAGCTTATTCTATTTACTGATGCGGTCAAGAG ATGGGAATTGGTGGGAACAGAGCAGCTTCCAGAATTCATGAAAATTTGTCTGCGTGCTCTTTATCAAATTACCAACGATTTCGCTGAAAAAGTCTACAAAAAGCAAGGATTGAATCCCATAGATACTGTTAGAAATTCG TGGATACGACTATCGAATGCGTTCTTGGAAGAGAGACGTTGGTTGAATTCTGGTGAATTGCCAAAGACAGAGGAGTACCTGAAGCATGCAGTTGTAAGCACAGGAGTGCACGTGGTGCTTGTCCATgcatttttccttttccatcaaAATATAACTCACAAATCTCTAGCAATTTTAGATGACTTTCCAAACATTATATACTCCGTGGCCAAAATCCTTCGTCTTAGTGATGATTTAGAAGGATACAAG AACAAAAATGAAACGGGGTTTGATGGGTCATACATTGAGTGCTACATGAGAGAACATCAAGAGGTTTCAGCTGAAGAAGCACAAAAGCATGTTGAGGAGCTGATTTCGATGGAATGGAAACGTCTCAATAGACAAGTAGTGTTGAGCACAGATCaccaattttcatcttcatataCCAAATTCTGCTTGAATGCTGCTAGAATGGTCCCTCTAATGTACCATTACCGCACCAATCCAAGCCTTTCCAACCTGCATCAATATGTCAAGTCTATTGCCAAATGCCAATAA
- the LOC112718126 gene encoding pathogenesis-related protein 1-like: MKTCKISFSLICILFGLLCIMNDYVYGHDSPKDYLDAHNIARSELGEPNLVWDETLEKYAQNYANQRKQDCQLIHSHGPYGENLAWSSSNDLSGVDAVKMWVDEKPYFNYLLNICADNQMCGHYTQVIWGNTLRVGCAKVICDNNGGTFITCNYDPPGNYIGERPY, from the coding sequence atgaaaacatgcaagatttcattttctcttatttgTATCTTATTCGGCTTATTATGCATTATGAATGATTATGTCTATGGTCATGATTCTCCAAAAGACTATCTTGATGCACACAACATAGCAAGATCAGAGTTGGGTGAACCGAATTTGGTTTGGGACGAAACCCTTGAAAAATATGCTCAAAATTATGCCAATCAACGTAAACAAGATTGCCAGCTAATCCATTCACATGGTCCCTATGGAGAGAACCTTGCATGGAGCAGCAGCAATGATCTTTCTGGCGTTGATGCTGTGAAAATGTGGGTAGATGAGAAACCATACTTTAATTACTTGTTAAACATATGTGCTGATAATCAAATGTGTGGCCACTACACTCAAGTGATTTGGGGCAACACATTGCGTGTTGGTTGTGCCAAAGTCATTTGTGACAATAATGGAGGCACTTTTATTACTTGCAACTATGATCCTCCTGGCAATTACATTGGAGAGAGACCTTATTGA